The DNA segment TTGGCGATCGCGATCTCTTCCGCAAAgcgcaaaatattaatatgcCTTCTTGTGACAAcctacaaaattatttaaatacgtAGTTTATTTTAACTGCTTAAACGGTGGATTgtctttgttgttttaatttcgttatttaaaaaaattttacccaaAAATACAAAGCACGTAAGctcataaaaatttaactataataTTCTACGAAGATAACGATGatatatttacaaagaaatatgTAATTACAAACACTCTAAACGATTTTTAAGCTAATATTGCGgtatttttggttttcataTCCATATGTAGGTGTTAaagcatacatgcatataaatatatagtataataaaattataaattcgcTACTATGTATGAAGTGGCAAATATaattgatttcaaaataaaagcggaaataaaaaaaaagcttgtTATTATTTCCTATATGGTGTGTGTTCTTGTCATGGACATTTAAAGGTGGGATTATTCAACACAAGTGAAAATGtgcttagaaaaaatatattcttagcatgacattttattttttcatctagtttttacaaaatattaatagtaCGGAcaattgttttcatttgttttatcAGCCGGAAGGATATTAGTTAGCGATTATTGCCTCTAACGCCGCAACTACATCACCGCTTTGTTCACGCAGTACTTTCTCTGCTTGGGAGCGTGATATTAACATTTCATTCAtctataagaaaattaaattaaagaataataaCATTCGAACATCTGCGCCTTGCATGTCGACTCACAATCAGTTCAATGTCCTCTTTTTTGACATGCACTTTTAGCAGCTCCATCTCTTTGGCCACCTTACGCTCATCTTCCTTGCTTCGTTTGTTTCCGATTTGCTCTACTGCCTATTATTATCAAATGTCAATATAATCACAAATTTTGTTAGCAAATTATTGCTGTCCACTCACACTGGATATGTGCGCTGCCGAAATTTCCTTCTCCTCCGCATAATCTGTAACGCGTTCTAAATCGGCTGCACCACCGTCATGACGAGTttgtttcttttgctttttgtcCTGCACCTCCTCCTCGGTGCCATTAATTTCAGTTTCAGACATTATcgatgtaaattttattaaactaatttgatatatatttctttactgTAAAATGTGCGAAATTGTTAAAGGAATCACAGCAGAAAAGGAAGGTAGAAATGTCATCGCGGTGTTTAGTGAGCATAAGAAAAACTTGTAGACTTCCCGATGAtgttttatcgatattttgaaaGTATGCCTTGAGAGAcaaaaatttttcgatattgagggtatacattattttaagatttaatttttgaacacattaggggtattctcttgctcttgcaaaacccggtGCACGGcgcaagaattgcagatttacaacggcacaacaacaaacacacgcagaaaaatatttgcaagggctgtaaaatatgtcagaccaaaacctatgtatatttgcgtgcaatgtcacgcaaaaatataattgcaaccctgttgtagttgccattttacataaagacgtattacgtcgttaaattgttgaggaagataagttttaaatggattttattatttctatttaaattttaaagatttgttacagtttttttttcttaaaaatgtattcagaaggtgcgccaattcacaatagccatgcttaatagtcattcccaacaaactgaccgaattagccattcatataccactagattctgcaatgggtgctctcgtgctcttgtatatttcggtatagtatttttgcaatctgcaatcttgcaagagcaagagaatacccctattgtcGAAATATtaccatatatatttatttattggctAGCAAGTggcaacttatttttttttttttgcaaaaaatggcAGCATTGACAAGGTTTTTTTGATAGTTGGAGACTTTTTTGGTATCTCTTTAAGCATCGCTTCATTCACTTCATTCGCTTCGGAAAAGTTTTTGTGAATTCTAGTGTGCTACTgctgaattttttatatcataaaagaaatttaaatatacttcAAATACagtatatttttgcaaaaactagTAAATAAAAGGTTTGTATTACTCGCTAAAGTAAATTGACTTTTATATATTACGTATAATACGAGAAAACGCaatggaaaaattttgcaaattcttCCGCCGAATTTTTTTTCCACAAGCTGTCGTTTCAAGATGGCGGCTTTGTAACACACCGTTGTGATAAATACgtgaaatttgcaaaaagaaaaacatgatatattttaatagatttttccttttttttaataaaataacaatttgaattttttaatatttgtacaaatttcaatattgaaGTGTTGGCGTCGTGTTGCGTGAATGTAGTGGTGGTGGAACACCACCGGCGAGTAATATCGATTTCTTTTACCAAAAGATTCTAAACTAAAACCTCTTGATATACAGCAAAATTACtgatttaaaattgaataatcaacaatatttgttttatagttaaattcacttaaaaaaatGGCAACTGACGCACAAACCAACAACGAGGATTACTCGCAAGATTACGGAGATGATGACAACAGCCAAGAATATGATAACGATCAACAAGAAGGTGATGAATATGATGATCAAGATGAAAATGATGATGACAATGAGCAAAGTCAGGATCAGACCAGTATTGGTGGTGATGGTAGCGGTGGCGGTAATAACAGTAACTCTTCAGGTCCAAAATACATACGTTTAAGAGGGCTACCATGGTCGGCAACTCATaaagaaatcttaaattttctaAAGAATGTAAATGTCGTTAATGCTTCGAAGGGCATACATCTTATCACCAGCCGTTGGGATGGCAAAAATACCGGCGAAGCATATGTTGAGGTACAAAGTCAAGATGATGTTGAAGAAGCGCGAAAACTAAACAAAGGCTTAATGGGGCATCGTTACATTGAAGGTGagctaataaaatgaaattatacgTTTTTCTATAGTTTTACACGATACTATATAATTCTCAGTATTCACCGCTAACCCCAAAGAAGCAAAAGAAGCCATGCGTAAAACTGGCAGTCATGGCATGTCATATGTTGTTAAATTACGCGGTCTGCCATATGCGGTCACTGAGCAGCAAGTCGAAGAATTCTTTAGTGGTGAGTAAAAATTTCTAAGTTATTTTTACGTTATAgtgttaaatattgaattgttgaagttgttttttttttttttttggaaatacatgatatacttattatttgttataaatatggTATCCACCATTTAATAAATCAATTGTTTGggatgtttaaaatattatctcCAACATTAACATAAGTCCTTGTACGTAAATGTAGGTGCAAGCAATTTTGCAACTCtacatgtatttataattttcttttagcaACAAcatagttttgtttaatattagcTAAGTAAATTCGTCAAAAtgcatttacaaaaaatatattctagtTAGATCACTTATTTTAGTTTGGGCAGAAGCGGATTTCAATATTCGTTTATCTCCATttcaaaccacaaaaatatatatgtatgtatatacaatcaAACTTGGAACCACTACCACCATTccaaatagcaaaaaaactGCGTTACAACATTTGCCGCAATAATGatgatttttataaagtttctcatagaaaaaaaaaaaaaaatacaacaaatttatgCATTGAATTGAAAGAattcttaatatttggttgttATCGTCATGGGCAGGGTTGGAAATCAAACCGGATCGGGAGGGGATACTTTTTGTTATGGACAAAAGGGGTCGTGCAACTGGGGAAGCTTTTGTTCAGTTCGAAAGCCAGGATGACACTGAACAAGCCTTGGGACGTAATCGGGAAAAGATTGGGCACAGGTGGGTTGTCACTCTAATTTTCATTGtctcaaataataaacaacataCTTCtctattaaataatacaataaatatgtacaatatacatTTGCCTTTTTTATAGGATATTTTTGCTCTGCAAATTGTTTGATAAGAAGATGTGAGAAACTTCCAAGTGCAACACGAAAAAGTtgtgtttttataatttcgaaaGTTTAAGTAACTTGACGTTTTGAAGTGaatattttcaagttatttttctatattaaatgtaaattatcTTCATTTCTGAAATTGTTTCTcttgttgtttatatttatatatattaaatgtaatattttctcaGTTATTTTTTAGCTGAATGTTTATGACATGGTCTCTGCTTTTATAACCTTTTGAATACTTACTAATTATTTTaccacaaaattatattttcatatactccatttagtaaaaaaatatgtttttcgtaCTTAACGAATTTATTTGCACTGCAATTGTCAGTTCTTTTGTTAATTCAACTCTCGCAGGAAGGTTCCAATAAACGTCACTCATTTCGCCTCGATTATCGATTACACAAACGAGAGGGAGTAATCGAAatcataacaaaaaataataacacaataatatttttagatactatattttttaaatgtaatttcgATGCAATACTaaacttttatttgaaattcaaatCGCTTGGGCTACGGTTGTGGGTGGGGTCTTGGTTGGGTCCATATCCACATAAACACactcaaaaaagaaaaaccaaacgCGCCTCAGTAATTTAACATGGTCTTCTTTAAAATGCAGCTGctgctgataatttatatgaatgaatgaataatgAATTCTAATTTCAGTTGACAACTTGcacatttaaaacaattttaggtGCTTCAAATcctttaaaatatgtacaattttacATCAATTGCCACAAACTCGAGCAAAATAGTGAAAAAtacagaaaactaaaaaataacagtaaaacgGGGTGTCACTACAAATAACTGTATTTCTGTTTACATTTTCAATGTTTCCTCAACTTTTCTTCATCCCGCAGGTATATTGAAATCTTCCGTAGCTCACTGGCTGAGCTGAAACGCGCTGCCAAAGGCAATGGACGCAGTGGTCCATATGACTTGAAGGATCGTGGCGGTAATCGCGGCAATGATTACGGCGGCGGACGCAACATGCGTGGCGGCAATGGTAAGTATGCGTGCTTTAAACTGAAACAACCTTAAACTCACTAAgtgttcacttttttttttggcgccCCACAGATTGGGGTAACAATGGCGCTCCATTCGGTGTTGGCGCCAACAACACACTTGGCTTTAATAATTTACCCAACTTCACTAACTCGGGTAACTTTGGCAATAACTTTGGACCGAATGGCAATGGAGGTGGCAGTGGCGGTGGAATGGGTGGTTTTGGTAATGGCAATAATGGCGGCGGTTTCGGTGGTTTTGGCAATAACGGTAATTTTGGCTCAGGCAACGGCAACAATGGTAACTTCGGCAACGGCAACGGCGGCTTTGGTGGCAATAATCGTTTCAACAACAGCGGCGGCAATTTCGGCAATGATTTCGGTGATTTCGGCAACTTTGGCAATAACCGAAATTTCAGTAATGGCGGCAATTTCGGTAATGACTTCCCAGTCGGCAATAACCGCAATGGTGGCATGGGCATCGGATCGAACAAtggcggtggcggcggcggcggcggcggcggtggtggtaACTTTGGCAATTTCAGCAGCTTTGGTAATTTCGGTAGTAACGGCGGTGGTGGCAGTTCCGGTGGCTCCGGTAATGGCAATATGGGCGGTGGATTTAACGGTGGCAACGCTATGATCGGCGGTGGCGGTAATTTCGGTCCAATCGGCGGTGGTCGCAATGACAATGAGTACTTCACCATCCATATGCGCGGACTGCCATATCAGTCGTTTGAAAATGCTATCTTCAAGGTGGGTGTGTCACCAACGATTTAATTAAactcaaatattaaattgaattatttttgcagTTCTTCGACCCAATACGCCCAGCCAATGTGCgtgttaatttcaataaaagtgGCTTGCACAGTGGCACCGCCGATGTCTTCTTCGAGACGTACGAGGATGCTCAACTAGCTATGAAGCGCCACCGCGACCAAATGGGTTCACGTTACATAGAGCTTTTCTTCGATGGCAAAACCAAAGCTGGCAATGCAAAGTCTGGTGGCGGAGGCAATTTTCAACGCCGCATCtaaaggaagcaatgcaaatgtgGATTGGGAGTTGGTACTAAGGCATTTTCACGTTTTACGAAATGTAAAAgtgtgcttttttttaaatcaagtcAACACAACCCAGTTTCAAGGGGAAGGAAaagaaaattactaaattagTTTTCGAAACAAATACGCAATTTTTCATCGCTCATCTACGTAATCACCGCAATGGTACTACAAGTGGTCGTGTAACCGTTAACACAGTTACTACTACATTAAcctttaatttgtaatttgtttatGCTGTAAGTCAATTCAAAAACATGGAAACTACCTAACCTAACCATacattacaataataaaaaaatacatttaagttttattttatattctgtGAAAGAAGCAAACttaatgtttacatatatattgaaacTTAacttacatactatgtatacacTTAACTGTAAAATTAACATGCACATCACACAACGTGAGGGATTATGATGCGCATCTAActcatttttattgaattaattttaattcgctTAAATTATATACTTTGTCGGGTGTTCTATTGGAAACTCGGCCTTTAccgttctttttttttcaagccTATACTTAATTTGCTAATACTGGCGTcctaaaattgttaatttttaacgtAATATAAATTCCATTTACTTAAGCACTGTGTTAGGAAAataccgtttttttttataaacgtgGCAGCATTAATTAAGTTATCACCTAAAGTATTACTGAATATTGTTGTGTCAGTAAAAAATATACGCAGATTTCGGAAGAAGAATATGCTAAAAATGCTGCATAACAGTTTTGATTTAATGAAACAATTGAAAGAAGTCATGTAAACAGCAGAAGATTTGTGCGCATGCGCATAACTCATTTCCTGAATAAAGAACAATTTTTACCTCTTTAGGAGGCAAAGTACTTACGTATgtatgaattttgtttttctaacgGATATCCGTTTGTAATTTGTGATGAATTTGCCGACTGAAACTTCACTCAGAgaacatgaaaaaaaatttatgttctctggttgaATTGCCTTTCGCAAGCAATCGGTCATAACAAATAGTTGGCTCGCgccgtgtatgtgtgtgtaaatatggtGAATCACAAAGCGCTACAGCtgtgcatacttttaggcgcatgcGAGCTGTTGGCCgctaaatttcacatttttgttgtgGTATTTGAGAGACGAATATGGTAGAATATGTTGTGATTCTAGCGGTGGAAAATAATTTGGAGGAGTGCCGCCGAGTGGTCAGATTTTGATCGGTTGAATATTTGCGTTCGTTCTGGTTACTTAAACCCGAGTGTCGAGGGAACGGTGATAGATTGTATCACTGGGGTTGTTTAACGGCACCCTCATGGAAAAGGTGTTTACCTAAACTGAAACTAAAGAAAATatcacaagaaaaaaattggacGTTGCTGATGTGTCCACTTTCTTTGAAAGAAAAACGTACGCACTTATTCCAAGAAGAGAAACGTTAGCTAACAAATCCGCTTAGCTTCGATAATGACGTTAACAGATAATATTTGTTGGTAAACAAATTTAGATATCTTTATACGATCGAGTACATGCGCTTATCACGCAGGTAGTCCGCATAGTACTTGGCttagataataaataatttcaaaatatgcatATCTAACCTCATTTCAGCTAGGCATTTACGGTAGTTATAATTTATCAAGTTTTTATCAAAGCTGCCAAACTGATTACcgttatatacaagtatatatactatacatacactATAATTTCATAGTTTTAGTCTGACTACAACCACAGTGAGTGTCGCTAAAGCCAAATTGAAGAGAGACCTAAGGTGAATGAAATATCTGCGACCATTAATATGACTGAGTTGAGAAGATTTTGTGTTAACAATTCTGGTCTCCGTGGCTTAGCGTTGAAATACTGTAGTCTTCATTTTGCGACAGACATCAGTCATCAGTAAATTGCTgatcggttgttgttgttttaacggttatcaatccccgttaggatggtaagggttatccaTGTCGacgtcgacgtcatctagcgggaggcccaggaaacatGCTTTGTCGACgcggtcggaccaaagggaaaaggatgttagatgagtagggttggcagggcatgcaaagaggtggccagtggcatgcggagactcattgcatgcaggacatatattagatatgtcggggtctattctggataagtaggagtttaacctgctacaatatccagaacgaagctgcgctaggATCATTCGCGTTTCTAGCGGCAACTCGAGCtattcgtctgcgatgggtggtgatttgactccaagaacgccattcactggaaggcagtcggtgaaggtgttgatagccccactgtgaatggcggtcagtacctgtcggtAGTCAGTTGCGGCGTACTGtacgatgtcgtcgacgtagtcaaggaaaGACCTCCTATAagtcctaggaggcggttccgctccaagcaggtggctgcaagggtgatttctacgaaaTGATCGGTCTAGAATATGACTGCTGAGCGTTTCAAAAGGAACCAATTCCCCAGAGCAACACTTTTATAGGCATCAGAATGCGTACCTGAGTTTGAAAGTGTTGTAGATCTAACTCAGCGGGGAACAGAgaattaattaagtaaaaatagcGCTTATTTGTTGATTGAGTTGCCCAGAAGAGCCCGATAAGTTCTATACAGTGCCAACTTTTAGATTCTTGGACCAAAAGTGCTAGCTATGAGGTAACACAAACCGAAACCGATTTCTGGAGGTAGTCAAAAAGTTTTGTCTTGGTTCGGTGCTAGGACGCCTAACGTCATATGGTTTCAAAAATCACAAATATAAGGTGTTCAAATTGTATAACATGGATGTATGATAAATAGGTTGAGGTTATGGTTATAGCTGGTGTAGTTGACGGCAATCAGTTAGTTATTAAACTCCGCGTTGTGACCTCGACAGAGTTTTCCTGGTGGAGttt comes from the Bactrocera neohumeralis isolate Rockhampton chromosome 2, APGP_CSIRO_Bneo_wtdbg2-racon-allhic-juicebox.fasta_v2, whole genome shotgun sequence genome and includes:
- the LOC126751180 gene encoding huntingtin-interacting protein K, which produces MSETEINGTEEEVQDKKQKKQTRHDGGAADLERVTDYAEEKEISAAHISSAVEQIGNKRSKEDERKVAKEMELLKVHVKKEDIELIMNEMLISRSQAEKVLREQSGDVVAALEAIIAN
- the LOC126751163 gene encoding heterogeneous nuclear ribonucleoprotein H3 isoform X2; its protein translation is MATDAQTNNEDYSQDYGDDDNSQEYDNDQQEGDEYDDQDENDDDNEQSQDQTSIGGDGSGGGNNSNSSGPKYIRLRGLPWSATHKEILNFLKNVNVVNASKGIHLITSRWDGKNTGEAYVEVQSQDDVEEARKLNKGLMGHRYIEVFTANPKEAKEAMRKTGSHGMSYVVKLRGLPYAVTEQQVEEFFSGLEIKPDREGILFVMDKRGRATGEAFVQFESQDDTEQALGRNREKIGHRYIEIFRSSLAELKRAAKGNGRSGPYDLKDRGGNRGNDYGGGRNMRGGNDWGNNGAPFGVGANNTLGFNNLPNFTNSGNFGNNFGPNGNGGGSGGGMGGFGNGNNGNFGNGNGGFGGNNRFNNSGGNFGNDFGDFGNFGNNRNFSNGGNFGNDFPVGNNRNGGMGIGSNNGGGGGGGGGGGGNFGNFSSFGNFGSNGGGGSSGGSGNGNMGGGFNGGNAMIGGGGNFGPIGGGRNDNEYFTIHMRGLPYQSFENAIFKFFDPIRPANVRVNFNKSGLHSGTADVFFETYEDAQLAMKRHRDQMGSRYIELFFDGKTKAGNAKSGGGGNFQRRI
- the LOC126751163 gene encoding heterogeneous nuclear ribonucleoprotein H2 isoform X1, with the translated sequence MATDAQTNNEDYSQDYGDDDNSQEYDNDQQEGDEYDDQDENDDDNEQSQDQTSIGGDGSGGGNNSNSSGPKYIRLRGLPWSATHKEILNFLKNVNVVNASKGIHLITSRWDGKNTGEAYVEVQSQDDVEEARKLNKGLMGHRYIEVFTANPKEAKEAMRKTGSHGMSYVVKLRGLPYAVTEQQVEEFFSGLEIKPDREGILFVMDKRGRATGEAFVQFESQDDTEQALGRNREKIGHRYIEIFRSSLAELKRAAKGNGRSGPYDLKDRGGNRGNDYGGGRNMRGGNDWGNNGAPFGVGANNTLGFNNLPNFTNSGNFGNNFGPNGNGGGSGGGMGGFGNGNNGGGFGGFGNNGNFGSGNGNNGNFGNGNGGFGGNNRFNNSGGNFGNDFGDFGNFGNNRNFSNGGNFGNDFPVGNNRNGGMGIGSNNGGGGGGGGGGGGNFGNFSSFGNFGSNGGGGSSGGSGNGNMGGGFNGGNAMIGGGGNFGPIGGGRNDNEYFTIHMRGLPYQSFENAIFKFFDPIRPANVRVNFNKSGLHSGTADVFFETYEDAQLAMKRHRDQMGSRYIELFFDGKTKAGNAKSGGGGNFQRRI
- the LOC126751163 gene encoding heterogeneous nuclear ribonucleoprotein H3 isoform X4, translated to MATDAQTNNEDYSQDYGDDDNSQEYDNDQQEGDEYDDQDENDDDNEQSQDQTSIGGDGSGGGNNSNSSGPKYIRLRGLPWSATHKEILNFLKNVNVVNASKGIHLITSRWDGKNTGEAYVEVQSQDDVEEARKLNKGLMGHRYIEVFTANPKEAKEAMRKTGSHGMSYVVKLRGLPYAVTEQQVEEFFSGLEIKPDREGILFVMDKRGRATGEAFVQFESQDDTEQALGRNREKIGHRYIEIFRSSLAELKRAAKGNGRSGPYDLKDRGGNRGNDYGGGRNMRGGNGGSGGGMGGFGNGNNGNFGNGNGGFGGNNRFNNSGGNFGNDFGDFGNFGNNRNFSNGGNFGNDFPVGNNRNGGMGIGSNNGGGGGGGGGGGGNFGNFSSFGNFGSNGGGGSSGGSGNGNMGGGFNGGNAMIGGGGNFGPIGGGRNDNEYFTIHMRGLPYQSFENAIFKFFDPIRPANVRVNFNKSGLHSGTADVFFETYEDAQLAMKRHRDQMGSRYIELFFDGKTKAGNAKSGGGGNFQRRI
- the LOC126751163 gene encoding heterogeneous nuclear ribonucleoprotein H3 isoform X3; translation: MATDAQTNNEDYSQDYGDDDNSQEYDNDQQEGDEYDDQDENDDDNEQSQDQTSIGGDGSGGGNNSNSSGPKYIRLRGLPWSATHKEILNFLKNVNVVNASKGIHLITSRWDGKNTGEAYVEVQSQDDVEEARKLNKGLMGHRYIEVFTANPKEAKEAMRKTGSHGMSYVVKLRGLPYAVTEQQVEEFFSGLEIKPDREGILFVMDKRGRATGEAFVQFESQDDTEQALGRNREKIGHRYIEIFRSSLAELKRAAKGNGRSGPYDLKDRGGNRGNDYGGGRNMRGGNGGSGGGMGGFGNGNNGGGFGGFGNNGNFGSGNGNNGNFGNGNGGFGGNNRFNNSGGNFGNDFGDFGNFGNNRNFSNGGNFGNDFPVGNNRNGGMGIGSNNGGGGGGGGGGGGNFGNFSSFGNFGSNGGGGSSGGSGNGNMGGGFNGGNAMIGGGGNFGPIGGGRNDNEYFTIHMRGLPYQSFENAIFKFFDPIRPANVRVNFNKSGLHSGTADVFFETYEDAQLAMKRHRDQMGSRYIELFFDGKTKAGNAKSGGGGNFQRRI